A single region of the Hippopotamus amphibius kiboko isolate mHipAmp2 chromosome 6, mHipAmp2.hap2, whole genome shotgun sequence genome encodes:
- the OLIG3 gene encoding oligodendrocyte transcription factor 3, giving the protein MNSDSSSVSSRASSPDMDEMYLRDHHRHHHHQDSRLNSVSSTQGDMVQKMPGESLSRASAKAAGESSKYKIKKQLSEQDLQQLRLKINGRERKRMHDLNLAMDGLREVMPYAHGPSVRKLSKIATLLLARNYILMLTSSLEEMKRLVGEIYGGHHSAFHCGTVGHSAGHPAHAANAVHPVHPILGGALSSGNTSSPLSAASLPAIGTIRPPHSLLKAPSTPPALQLGSGFQHWAGLPCPCTICQMPPPPHLSALSTASMARLSAESKDLLK; this is encoded by the coding sequence ATGAATTCTGATTCGAGCTCTGTCTCCAGCAGAGCTTCATCTCCGGACATGGATGAGATGTATCTGAGGGaccaccaccgccatcaccaccaccaggacAGCCGTCTCAACTCGGTCTCGTCCACGCAGGGCGACATGGTGCAGAAGATGCCCGGGGAAAGCCTTTCGCGGGCCAGCGCCAAGGCCGCGGGCGAGAGCAGCAAGTACAAAATCAAGAAGCAGCTGTCGGAGCAGGACCTACAGCAGTTGCGGCTGAAGATCAACGGACGCGAGCGCAAGCGGATGCACGACCTAAACCTCGCCATGGACGGGCTGCGCGAGGTCATGCCCTACGCGCACGGGCCCTCGGTGCGCAAGCTCTCCAAGATCGCCACTCTCCTGCTGGCAAGAAACTACATCCTCATGCTCACCAGCTCCCTGGAGGAGATGAAGAGGTTGGTTGGTGAGATCTACGGGGGCCACCACTCGGCCTTCCACTGCGGGACAGTGGGCCACTCAGCCGGCCACCCAGCGCACGCCGCCAACGCCGTGCACCCGGTGCACCCCATCCTGGGCGGCGCGCTCTCGTCCGGCAACACCTCGTCACCGCTGTCCGCCGCCTCGCTGCCGGCCATCGGCACCATCCGGCCTCCCCACTCGCTGCTCAAGGCGCCCTCCACGCCGCCCGCGCTGCAGCTGGGCAGCGGCTTCCAGCACTGGGCCGGGCTACCCTGCCCCTGCACCATCTGCCAgatgccgccgccgccgcacctGTCTGCTCTCTCCACCGCCAGCATGGCCCGGCTGTCGGCCGAGTCCAAGGACTTGCTCAAGTGA